Proteins encoded by one window of Candidatus Stoquefichus sp. SB1:
- the anmK gene encoding anhydro-N-acetylmuramic acid kinase AnmK — protein MYGIGIMSGTSLDGIDTVLIKITGFGTSTQLEVIDYNEYPLNKELVKRIKKACSLKHSHSDLICSLNFELGYVFTDAVKTLLKKANFPLEKVDYIASHGQTIFHIPEDKKSLCRSTLQIGEAAILAYQLQTTVISNFRVMDMAAGGQGAPLVPYSEYILYSQPHKNRVLQNIGGIGNLTFLNGSLDIDDIFAFDTGPGNMMINEACHLLYNIPYDDHGQIAKQGEIIPSLLDELMNHPYMQKIPPKSTGREDFGEFFVKNLLQKYAHCKKEDIITTFTMFTAKSIAFHYQRDILSKYSLDDVIIGGGGSHNDTLIQFIKDELSPIPVYTQDEIGYSSDAKEAIAFAILGNETLNHHPSNVKSSTGAKRYVILGQITPKPF, from the coding sequence ATGTATGGTATAGGTATTATGTCAGGAACATCATTGGATGGAATTGACACTGTTCTTATAAAAATAACTGGATTTGGCACAAGCACACAATTAGAAGTGATCGACTATAATGAGTATCCACTCAACAAAGAACTTGTGAAAAGGATTAAAAAAGCATGTTCCTTAAAACATTCTCATAGCGATCTTATTTGTAGTTTGAATTTTGAATTAGGTTATGTTTTCACTGATGCTGTAAAAACATTACTAAAAAAAGCCAATTTCCCATTAGAAAAGGTTGACTATATCGCTAGTCATGGACAAACAATTTTTCATATTCCAGAAGATAAAAAATCTTTATGTCGATCTACTTTACAAATTGGTGAAGCAGCGATTCTTGCCTATCAGCTTCAAACAACTGTTATTTCTAATTTTAGAGTGATGGATATGGCAGCTGGTGGTCAAGGAGCTCCTTTGGTCCCTTATAGTGAATATATTCTCTATAGCCAGCCACATAAAAACAGAGTTCTTCAAAATATTGGTGGAATAGGTAATTTAACATTCTTAAATGGTTCTTTAGATATTGATGATATTTTTGCTTTCGATACAGGACCTGGAAACATGATGATTAATGAAGCTTGTCATCTTTTATACAATATTCCTTATGATGACCATGGACAAATTGCAAAACAAGGAGAAATAATTCCATCATTACTTGATGAATTAATGAATCATCCTTATATGCAAAAAATTCCTCCTAAATCAACTGGTCGAGAAGACTTCGGGGAATTCTTTGTAAAAAATCTTCTACAAAAATACGCTCACTGTAAAAAAGAAGATATTATTACAACATTTACAATGTTTACCGCTAAAAGTATAGCCTTTCATTACCAAAGGGACATTCTTTCAAAATATTCTTTAGATGATGTCATTATTGGTGGTGGCGGTAGTCACAATGACACATTAATTCAATTCATTAAAGATGAATTATCACCTATTCCTGTTTATACCCAAGATGAAATTGGTTATTCTAGCGATGCTAAAGAAGCCATTGCTTTTGCTATATTGGGAAATGAAACATTGAACCATCATCCTTCTAATGTCAAATCATCTACTGGTGCAAAGCGTTATGTTATTCTTGGACAAATAACTCCTAAGCCATTTTAA
- the murQ gene encoding N-acetylmuramic acid 6-phosphate etherase, protein MPKDLSLLMTEQQNTNTLHIDEMDTMEILKTINQEDQKVALAVENELAAISRAVDAIYKKVSCGGRLIYIGAGTSGRLGVLDASECPPTYGVSPSLVQGVIAGGPQALLNAIEGAEDSLELAKKDLEDIALSEHDVVCGLAASGRTPYVIGGLEYANQLKATTLSICCVENGLISGVAQYPIEVKVGPEVITGSTRMKAGTAQKMVLNMLSTSVMIKLGKVYGNLMIDVQPTNEKLKERAIGIVETCTELSTIEAKKLLETTGYDVKCAILMEKTGLDFASCRDLLLKYQNNVAKVIRQYKK, encoded by the coding sequence ATGCCAAAAGATTTAAGTTTGCTGATGACAGAACAACAGAATACAAATACGCTACATATAGATGAGATGGATACTATGGAAATCTTAAAGACAATTAATCAAGAAGATCAAAAAGTTGCATTGGCTGTAGAAAATGAACTTGCTGCTATTTCTAGAGCTGTAGATGCAATTTATAAAAAAGTATCATGTGGTGGAAGGCTTATTTATATTGGAGCGGGAACTTCAGGACGTTTAGGTGTACTAGATGCATCAGAGTGTCCACCGACCTATGGCGTTTCACCATCACTTGTGCAAGGTGTTATTGCCGGAGGACCTCAAGCATTATTAAATGCAATAGAAGGTGCAGAGGATTCTCTAGAACTTGCTAAAAAAGATTTGGAGGACATTGCATTATCTGAGCATGATGTTGTTTGTGGTTTAGCTGCTTCAGGACGTACACCATATGTTATAGGTGGACTTGAATATGCAAACCAGCTAAAGGCTACAACTCTATCAATTTGCTGTGTAGAAAATGGATTGATTTCAGGTGTTGCTCAGTATCCAATTGAGGTGAAGGTAGGACCAGAAGTCATCACAGGATCAACAAGAATGAAGGCAGGAACTGCGCAGAAGATGGTGCTTAATATGTTATCGACTTCAGTCATGATCAAACTTGGTAAAGTCTATGGTAATTTAATGATTGATGTTCAGCCTACAAATGAAAAATTAAAGGAAAGAGCAATTGGGATTGTTGAAACCTGTACAGAACTTTCAACAATAGAAGCGAAAAAATTATTAGAGACGACAGGCTACGATGTTAAATGTGCTATCTTGATGGAAAAAACTGGATTAGATTTTGCATCATGCCGAGATTTATTATTAAAATATCAAAACAACGTTGCAAAAGTGATAAGACAGTATAAGAAATAA
- a CDS encoding PTS sugar transporter subunit IIC, translated as MIDKLTMFFDQKLSGPMEKLAQQRHLRAVRDGIVATLPLIIVGSFFLIIAMPPLPQDWEIYQFLNGNAATIMLPYRMTMFIMTVYATFGIGYSLAESYKLDRLTGGILAMIAFLCTITPISVVPEAAEVAGVSGWVMPMANLGGGGLFVSIIVSCLAVEIYRLTSKSKFKITMPAQVPPAVARSFEALTPTIVVIVGMACITYFIGFDWHGAVATVVSPLVKAADSLPSVLLLIFLITGFWSFGIHGVSIIGSLARPLWLQLIDANTAMAAANQAPTAIAAEPFFQWFIWIGGSGCTIGLAILMAFRAKSKYASSLGKTCIVPSLFNINEPVIFGTPIVLNPILIIPFIVVPMVCATIAWIFTSLNFVDKVVMTAPWTLPGPVGAYLATGGDWRAAVLNIFLIAVSVILYYPFFKIYDNNLLKEEQGQPIEE; from the coding sequence ATGATAGATAAATTAACAATGTTTTTTGATCAAAAATTATCTGGACCTATGGAAAAACTAGCACAACAAAGACATTTGCGTGCTGTTAGAGATGGTATCGTTGCAACCTTGCCATTAATTATTGTAGGTTCATTCTTCTTAATTATTGCTATGCCACCACTTCCACAAGATTGGGAAATATACCAATTTTTAAATGGAAATGCAGCAACAATTATGCTTCCATATCGTATGACTATGTTTATTATGACGGTTTATGCGACATTTGGGATTGGATATAGTTTAGCTGAATCTTATAAGTTAGATAGATTAACTGGTGGGATTTTAGCAATGATTGCTTTCTTGTGTACAATTACACCTATATCTGTAGTACCAGAAGCAGCAGAAGTTGCTGGCGTTTCTGGATGGGTTATGCCAATGGCTAATTTAGGTGGTGGTGGACTCTTTGTTTCCATTATTGTATCATGCTTAGCAGTAGAGATTTATCGTTTAACATCAAAATCTAAGTTTAAAATTACAATGCCAGCTCAAGTGCCACCAGCAGTAGCACGTTCATTTGAGGCATTAACACCAACAATTGTTGTGATTGTGGGAATGGCTTGTATTACATATTTTATAGGATTCGATTGGCATGGGGCAGTCGCAACTGTTGTATCACCTCTTGTTAAAGCTGCTGATAGTTTACCAAGTGTCTTATTATTAATTTTCTTAATTACAGGATTCTGGTCTTTTGGTATTCATGGTGTTTCGATTATTGGTTCATTAGCAAGACCTTTATGGTTGCAATTAATTGATGCCAATACAGCAATGGCTGCTGCTAATCAAGCACCTACAGCAATCGCTGCTGAACCATTTTTCCAATGGTTTATTTGGATTGGTGGTTCAGGATGTACAATAGGACTTGCTATTTTAATGGCATTCCGTGCTAAATCTAAATATGCAAGTTCATTAGGAAAAACATGTATTGTTCCATCTTTATTCAATATTAATGAACCAGTAATTTTTGGAACACCAATTGTTTTAAATCCAATTCTAATTATTCCATTTATTGTTGTTCCAATGGTATGTGCAACGATTGCTTGGATATTTACTTCACTCAATTTTGTAGATAAAGTCGTTATGACAGCACCTTGGACATTGCCAGGGCCAGTAGGAGCATATCTTGCAACTGGTGGAGATTGGCGAGCTGCCGTCCTGAATATTTTCCTAATTGCTGTATCAGTTATTCTTTACTATCCTTTCTTTAAAATTTATGATAATAATTTATTAAAGGAAGAACAAGGACAACCAATTGAAGAATAA